Proteins from a genomic interval of Heteronotia binoei isolate CCM8104 ecotype False Entrance Well chromosome 5, APGP_CSIRO_Hbin_v1, whole genome shotgun sequence:
- the LOC132572166 gene encoding zinc finger protein 436-like has product MPVNFKETAVYFGEQQGTLLEQGQRVLQKSTMQEKDGEVAFLGNGLASENKEDHQVQRTEEEEQMLSRRGEMSISHCHDAGEMAVNRHRPERHLGNPLAKKMDTTIPCAEALQDLSKGTIHKRTRKSQSPRTCNECGKTFAQASNFLAHKRIHTGEKPYKCSHCGKSFTERSNRNRHQRTHSGEKPYQCVDCGKSFSFWSDLIRHGITHTGERPYKCSDCGKSFSHASTLIRHENIHTGEKPYSCTDCGKSFTQSSSLLAHKRLHTGETPFICPVCGETFNWKSHLVTHKRIHSGERPYKCAKCGKCFIEKSKLNRHQRTHTEKELYECSECGRVFSIRSNLIRHEIAHRGEKSYMCLSCGKRFNQSSKLMRHERIHTGEKPYSCTDCGKSFSQTSELLRHERIHTGEKPYKCTICGKNFNRRSHLNTHKATHIGGQPCKWADGAALYHSGSLHITGMNTPQQVSTRDQPHKCLANEERYNPGSLLVAGLNLNRQTHTGGQLYKCPNNETSYSHCSFLVASVTPQERILTKDSPYKFSGQETNCRHSSPLFMAHVDTQEDLLARRRPYKCLSGGRSEDDPSLIITDVSTHQEEKVFKCSECEKTFCWRSHFIRHKRIHTGEKPYRCVDCGKSFNRSSHLVRHGRTHEGLRRYIQAEEETSAEDRLLFNTNESGQEVDHTDTRPEGGVSVVTHTMLHTREFVKETNLADVQ; this is encoded by the exons ATGCCTGTGAATTTTAAGGAAACTGCTGTATATTTTGGGGAACAGCAAGGGACTTTGCTGGAACAAGGTCAAAGGGTTCTGCAGAAGAGCACTATGCAGGAAAAAGATGGAGAAGTAGCCTTTTTAG GCAATGGACTGGCGAGTGAAAATAAAGAGGATCATCAGGTACAAAGAACTGAGGAAGAAGAACAGATGTTGTCGAGAAGAGGTGAGATGTCGATTTCTCACTGTCATGACGCAGGAGAGATGGCTGTGAATCGTCACAGACCAGAGAGGCATCTGGGAAACCCCCTAGCAAAGAAAATGGACACCACCATTCCTTGTGCTGAGGCGTTGCAGGATCTTAGCAAAGGCACAATCCACAAGCGAACCCGCAAATCTCAGAGTCCAAGGACGTGCAATGAGTGTGGGAAAACTTTTGCCCAGGCTTCGAATTTTTTGGCACACAAAAGAATCCATACAGgtgagaagccatataaatgttcacactgtgggaaaagcttcacagAAAGGTCCAACCGTaacaggcatcagagaacccattcAGGAGAAAAACCATATCAGTGTGTggactgtgggaaaagcttcagcttTTGGTCAGACCTCATTAGGCATGGGATTACCCATACAGGAGAGAGACCGTACAAATGTTCagactgtgggaaaagcttcagccatGCCTCTACTCTTATTAGGCATGAGAATatccatacaggagagaaaccgtATTCCTGTACGGACTGTGGAAAAAGCTTCACCCAGAGTTCCTCCCTTTTAGCGCACAAAAGGTTGCACACAGGAGAGACGCCGTTCATATGCCCCGTGTGTGGAGAGACCTTCAACTGGAAATCACACCTGGTGACGCATAAGAGAATCCATTCAGGGGAGAGACCATATAAATGCGCCAAGTGTGGGAAATGTTTCATTGAAAAGTCCAAGCTGAATAGACATCAGAGGACCCATACAGAGAAAGAACTTTACGAATGCTCGGAATGTGGGCGAGTCTTTAGCATTAGATCCAACCTCATTCGGCATGAAATAGCCCACAGGGGAGAGAAATCGTACATGTGTTTAAGCTGTGGGAAACGCTTCAATCAGTCCTCCAAGCTGATGAGGCATGAAAGGATTCACACTGGAGAAAAACCCTATTCCTGCACggattgtggaaagagcttcagccAGACCTCCGAACTGCTTAGGCACGAGAGAATCCACACTGGAGAAAAACCGTATAAATGCACCATTTGTGGGAAGAATTTCAATCGGAGATCCCACCTTAATACACATAAAGCAACCCATATTGGAGGCCAGCCATGCAAATGGGCAGACGGTGCAGCACTCTATCATTCTGGTTCACTCCATATTACTGGGATGAATACTCCGCAGCAGGTTTCTACAAGGGACCAGCCTCATAAATGCTTGGCAAATGAAGAACGGTACAATCCTGGCTCACTTCTTGTTGCTGGCCTGAATCTGAACAGGCAGACACACACAGGCGGACAGTTGTACAAATGCCCGAACAACGAAACAAGCTACAGCCATTGTTCCTTCCTTGTTGCGAGTGTGACTCCACAAGAGAGGATCCTTACAAAAGACTCGCCATATAAATTCTCAGGCCAGGAAACAAACTGCAGACACAGCAGCCCTTTGTTTATGGCCCATGTGGACACTCAAGAAGACTTGCTTGCGAGACGTCGGCCATATAAATGTCTCAGCGGTGGCCGAAGCGAAGATGACCCCTCCCTCATTATAACAGATGTGAGCACTCACCAAGAAGAAAAAGTGTTTAAATGCTCCGAGTGTGAAAAGACCTTCTGTTGGAGATCTCACTTCATTCGCCacaagagaatccacacaggtgaAAAACCGTATCGTTGTGTggactgtgggaaaagcttcaaccGGAGTTCACACCTCGTTCGACATGGAAGGACTCATGAGGGGCTGAGACGGTACATTCAGGCTGAGGAAGAAACCTCAGCTGAAGATCGACTTCTTTTTAACACAAATGAATCTGGACAGGAGGTTGATCATACAGACACACGGCCTGAAGGAGGAGTGTCTGTTGTGACTCACACCATGTTACACACCAGAGAATTTGTAAAGGAGACAAATCTTGCAGATGTTCAGTGA